In Pyxicephalus adspersus chromosome 12, UCB_Pads_2.0, whole genome shotgun sequence, a genomic segment contains:
- the RPS29 gene encoding small ribosomal subunit protein uS14 has translation MGHQQLYWSHPRKFGQGSRSCRVCSNRHGLIRKYGLNMCRQCFRQYAKDIGFIKLD, from the exons ATGGGTCACCAGCAACTCTACTGGAGCCACCCCAGAAAGTTCGGCCAGGGATCCCGATCCTG cCGTGTATGTTCTAACAGACATGGACTGATCCGCAAATACGGCCTGAACATGTGCCGCCAGTGCTTCAGGCAATATGCAAAGGACATTGGCTTTATCAAG CTGGACTAA